One window from the genome of Candidatus Goldiibacteriota bacterium encodes:
- the raiA gene encoding ribosome-associated translation inhibitor RaiA produces MEINITGRHLDLTKGITDYAKKRFKKVEEYFDFKENGKLHIVISVDKYIHSAEAILNGKKHTFTAKVTSKDMYTSLDMLETKLITQIKKHKDKIVKPVKGGKRPGIEKILANVPSSGKTGNDRYNEVVEEDLMAAKPMNTEEAMEEAEIAPEKMLLFFNVDFNKVCLIRKRKDKKFGLTISKY; encoded by the coding sequence GTGGAGATAAACATTACGGGAAGGCATCTTGATCTGACAAAGGGTATTACGGATTACGCAAAGAAAAGATTCAAAAAAGTTGAAGAATATTTTGATTTTAAGGAAAACGGCAAGCTTCATATCGTGATTTCCGTGGATAAATACATTCATTCGGCAGAAGCAATACTGAACGGCAAGAAACACACTTTTACGGCAAAAGTGACATCAAAGGATATGTATACTTCCCTGGATATGCTGGAAACAAAGCTTATCACTCAGATTAAAAAACATAAAGATAAAATTGTAAAGCCTGTTAAAGGCGGAAAACGCCCCGGAATTGAAAAAATTCTTGCAAACGTTCCTTCGTCAGGAAAAACCGGCAATGACCGTTATAATGAAGTTGTGGAAGAGGATTTAATGGCGGCAAAGCCCATGAATACGGAAGAAGCTATGGAAGAAGCGGAGATAGCCCCTGAAAAAATGCTGCTTTTCTTCAATGTGGATTTTAACAAAGTATGCCTGATAAGGAAAAGAAAAGATAAAAAATTCGGATTGACCATATCCAAATACTGA
- the rpoN gene encoding RNA polymerase factor sigma-54, producing MRPSNHLHLSHELKQQLKLTPEMRLRLEVLQGSYMELREILNKELQENPILDDVIFKEDINPETTAREKSQTEDVKIGEKPNMSEIDFNNYDNMFGEQDNSGWKEKNAEVNDIKNFDNSAGEIEDSGWRERPETEFNPDAGKINDYRYDSLTDDRDKDLNSVLIRQLNTLDLEEDIYQAVFTVISMIDDRGFLELDDSQIAQETGLSPEMTAAAIQIIQKFEPTGVGAKNVRESLLMQLKEKKMKDSLPYKIIEENFELLSRQQFEKLASIYKTGEENIKKAEEEIKLLSPYPGYQFSGDVKNYIIPDIIVDEDEEGRYHVRIFGEFPELVVNKEQLELYKSNKETKPYAKKYEENLKTLKNSWDERNKTIKTVVEKILQIQDYYMKNEETGLKPLTLKEVADEIGVHESTISRIVSRKYIQLPGGIKPLKDFFSSKLKGADGDVSSDSVKGKIRAMIEAEDPSSPLTDTQIEEKLKEIGINIARRTVSKYREQLEILPASSRKRQ from the coding sequence ATGCGCCCATCCAACCATCTGCATTTAAGCCACGAATTAAAGCAGCAGCTTAAGCTGACGCCTGAAATGCGGTTAAGGCTGGAAGTCCTTCAGGGTTCATATATGGAACTAAGGGAAATATTAAACAAAGAGCTGCAGGAAAATCCGATACTGGATGATGTAATTTTTAAAGAAGACATTAATCCGGAAACAACAGCCAGGGAAAAAAGCCAGACAGAAGACGTAAAAATAGGCGAAAAACCCAATATGTCGGAGATAGATTTTAATAATTACGATAATATGTTCGGAGAGCAGGATAATTCCGGGTGGAAAGAAAAAAACGCCGAAGTAAATGATATAAAAAACTTTGATAATTCCGCCGGAGAAATTGAAGATTCAGGGTGGCGCGAACGGCCCGAAACAGAGTTTAATCCGGATGCGGGAAAAATAAACGATTACAGGTATGACAGCCTTACCGATGACAGGGACAAAGATCTTAATTCTGTGCTTATCCGTCAGCTGAATACGCTGGACCTTGAAGAGGACATTTATCAGGCGGTTTTCACCGTAATATCAATGATAGATGACAGGGGATTTCTTGAACTTGATGATTCCCAAATAGCGCAGGAAACCGGATTAAGCCCGGAAATGACAGCCGCCGCCATTCAGATAATACAGAAATTTGAACCCACGGGAGTCGGGGCAAAAAACGTCAGAGAAAGCCTTCTGATGCAGCTTAAAGAAAAAAAGATGAAAGATTCCCTTCCGTATAAAATAATAGAAGAAAATTTTGAACTTTTATCAAGGCAGCAGTTTGAAAAACTTGCTTCAATTTATAAAACAGGCGAAGAAAACATAAAAAAAGCCGAAGAAGAGATTAAACTTCTTTCGCCTTACCCGGGATATCAGTTTTCCGGAGACGTAAAAAATTACATAATACCGGATATAATAGTGGATGAAGATGAAGAAGGCAGATACCACGTGCGTATTTTCGGCGAATTTCCGGAGCTTGTTGTAAATAAAGAACAGCTGGAGCTGTATAAAAGCAATAAGGAAACAAAACCTTATGCGAAGAAATACGAAGAAAACCTTAAGACGCTTAAGAATTCCTGGGACGAAAGAAACAAGACTATAAAAACTGTTGTTGAAAAAATCCTGCAGATACAGGATTATTATATGAAGAATGAAGAGACAGGTTTAAAACCCCTTACTTTAAAAGAGGTGGCGGATGAAATCGGGGTGCATGAATCCACTATAAGCAGGATTGTCTCAAGGAAATATATCCAGCTTCCGGGGGGAATCAAGCCGCTTAAAGATTTCTTCTCAAGTAAATTAAAAGGCGCTGACGGCGATGTGTCTTCTGACAGTGTGAAGGGTAAAATAAGGGCAATGATAGAAGCGGAAGACCCGTCTTCACCGCTTACTGACACCCAGATAGAAGAAAAACTTAAAGAAATTGGCATAAATATAGCCAGAAGGACAGTATCCAAGTACAGGGAGCAGCTGGAAATATTGCCGGCTTCTTCCAGAAAAAGGCAATAA
- a CDS encoding biotin transporter BioY, producing the protein MKSISAVLNKEISVSVTVKSIFMVLFFSFIMFASSLIRIQTPFSPVPFTLQTFALFMAVYYLNLKELGISQALYILAGIIGAPVFAAGLTGAMALVGPTAGYLAGFIAAGIVMSIMKPSMEKYGFVGMAAVFSAGMAIIYFMGAAHLAFVYGMGIKGAVAAGIIPFIAADAVKIAAAASLRMAVRK; encoded by the coding sequence ATGAAAAGTATTTCAGCCGTATTAAACAAAGAAATATCCGTTTCCGTAACTGTAAAAAGCATTTTTATGGTCCTGTTTTTTTCTTTTATTATGTTCGCTTCGTCACTGATAAGGATACAGACTCCGTTTTCACCTGTGCCTTTCACGCTTCAGACATTTGCCCTTTTTATGGCGGTTTATTACCTTAACCTTAAAGAACTTGGGATTTCCCAGGCATTATATATTCTTGCGGGAATAATAGGCGCGCCTGTTTTTGCCGCCGGATTGACCGGAGCTATGGCTCTTGTAGGGCCGACAGCAGGTTATCTGGCAGGATTCATCGCGGCGGGAATTGTGATGAGCATTATGAAACCTTCAATGGAAAAGTACGGTTTTGTCGGAATGGCAGCCGTGTTTTCAGCGGGTATGGCAATAATATATTTTATGGGAGCCGCGCATCTTGCGTTTGTTTATGGAATGGGTATTAAGGGTGCTGTTGCCGCGGGTATCATACCCTTTATAGCTGCCGATGCCGTAAAAATTGCAGCTGCCGCGTCATTAAGGATGGCTGTAAGGAAATAA